One region of Oxalobacteraceae sp. CFBP 8761 genomic DNA includes:
- a CDS encoding TonB-dependent receptor, with translation MLRPTLVALSLSALPVYAQNTAAPALSTDTVQKVEVKADANGYDPRRDDTASKIVVSTEEIRRYGDTSVLDVFKRLPGITVSGGAGRGGGEIRMRGLGSGYTQILLNGERAPAGFDIDQLSPDSIERIEILRAASAEFSTQSIAGTINIVLKRAVKKAQRELRVGYGKSGEVSNPSASLTMSDRVGKMSYSLAASAWRYGFDRPSPFEESQIDAAGRPIFVRRSEQTDRGSPQGINLTLRLNWSLENGDTVSWQSLVAHQRNNYQGSTSTETILGLRPLYDERDVRSKGTNTTLRSDLTWMHNLEEGAKFELKLGVNGSRSRGNWHEDDFRTLDSVDRLARDSTVLSATDEVGVTAVGKYSRPWKKDHALSMGWDAGHTLRDDARGEVELFPLAGSTLRRDEDYDATLKRLALFVQDEWNVTKQWSMYAGLRWEGLETRSSGNTFDTSTNRASVWSPLAQTLYKLPDSRDQVRLALTRTFKAPAASSLIPRRFTTPNNSQTDPDYRGNPDLKPELATGIDASYEHYWAEKALLSASLSVRRISDYTRQGLLFEDGRWIQTPVNDGDALTRSLELEAKFPLSAVLQDVPDIDLRASLARNWSRVDTVPGPDNRLDQQVPVSGTLGVDYKTPGGKLTTGASFAFKNGGNVRVNVEQSRYQSVRRELDVYALWKLNPTYQLRLAATNLLAQDTVSESRYVDDNGVQRRTTFSDGQAVARVTLESRF, from the coding sequence ATGCTTCGCCCCACGCTTGTCGCGCTTTCCCTGTCTGCCTTGCCGGTTTACGCTCAGAACACCGCGGCACCGGCACTTTCCACGGACACTGTCCAGAAGGTCGAAGTCAAGGCCGACGCCAACGGCTATGATCCGCGCCGCGACGATACCGCCAGCAAGATCGTCGTGTCGACCGAAGAAATCCGGCGCTACGGCGACACCTCGGTGCTCGACGTGTTCAAGCGCCTGCCGGGGATCACGGTCAGCGGCGGCGCCGGGCGTGGCGGTGGCGAGATCCGCATGCGGGGCCTGGGCAGCGGCTACACGCAGATCCTGCTGAATGGCGAGCGCGCACCGGCCGGCTTCGATATCGATCAGCTCTCGCCCGATTCGATCGAGCGCATTGAAATCCTGCGCGCCGCCAGCGCCGAGTTCTCGACCCAGTCGATCGCCGGCACCATCAACATCGTCCTCAAGCGCGCGGTGAAAAAGGCGCAGCGCGAACTGCGCGTCGGGTATGGCAAAAGCGGGGAGGTGAGCAATCCTTCGGCCAGCCTCACCATGTCGGACCGCGTCGGCAAGATGTCGTATTCGCTCGCCGCGAGCGCCTGGCGCTACGGGTTCGATCGCCCGTCGCCATTTGAGGAGTCGCAAATCGATGCGGCCGGGCGCCCCATCTTCGTGCGGCGCAGCGAACAGACCGATCGTGGCAGCCCGCAAGGCATCAACCTCACACTACGGCTGAACTGGAGCCTGGAAAACGGGGATACGGTCAGCTGGCAATCGCTCGTCGCGCACCAGCGCAACAATTACCAGGGTAGCACCTCGACCGAGACCATTCTTGGCCTGCGCCCCCTGTACGACGAGCGCGACGTGCGCAGCAAGGGCACCAACACGACGCTGCGTTCGGACCTGACCTGGATGCATAATCTGGAAGAAGGCGCCAAGTTCGAGCTGAAACTGGGCGTGAACGGGTCGCGCAGCCGCGGCAACTGGCATGAAGACGACTTTCGCACGCTGGACAGTGTTGATCGTCTGGCGCGCGACTCCACCGTGCTCAGTGCCACTGACGAAGTTGGCGTCACCGCGGTGGGCAAGTATTCGCGGCCATGGAAAAAGGACCACGCGCTGTCGATGGGCTGGGACGCCGGCCATACCTTGCGCGACGATGCACGCGGCGAGGTGGAACTGTTCCCGCTCGCGGGCAGCACGCTGCGCCGCGATGAAGATTACGACGCCACCCTCAAGCGCCTGGCGCTGTTCGTGCAGGACGAGTGGAACGTCACCAAGCAATGGTCGATGTACGCGGGCCTGCGCTGGGAAGGGCTGGAGACGCGCAGCAGCGGCAACACGTTCGACACCAGCACCAATCGCGCCAGCGTCTGGAGCCCGCTCGCCCAGACGCTCTACAAGCTGCCCGACAGCCGCGACCAGGTGCGCCTGGCGCTGACGCGCACGTTCAAGGCGCCGGCGGCCAGCAGCCTGATCCCGCGACGCTTCACGACCCCGAACAACAGCCAGACAGACCCTGACTATCGCGGCAATCCCGATCTGAAGCCCGAACTGGCGACCGGCATCGACGCATCGTACGAACATTACTGGGCCGAGAAGGCGCTGCTGAGCGCCAGCCTGTCGGTACGGCGCATCAGCGACTACACGCGCCAGGGCCTGCTTTTTGAAGACGGCCGCTGGATCCAGACGCCGGTCAACGATGGCGACGCGCTCACGCGCAGCCTGGAGCTGGAGGCGAAGTTTCCGCTGTCAGCCGTACTGCAGGACGTGCCGGACATCGACCTGCGCGCGAGCCTGGCGCGCAACTGGTCGCGCGTCGATACGGTGCCGGGGCCGGACAACCGGCTCGACCAGCAGGTGCCCGTGTCGGGCACGCTGGGTGTGGACTACAAGACGCCCGGCGGCAAGCTCACGACAGGCGCAAGCTTCGCCTTCAAGAACGGCGGCAACGTGCGCGTAAACGTGGAGCAGTCACGCTACCAGAGCGTGCGGCGTGAGCTCGACGTGTATGCGCTGTGGAAGCTCAATCCGACCTACCAGCTACGGCTGGCGGCAACCAATTTGCTGGCACAGGATACGGTGTCCGAGTCACGCTATGTGGATGACAACGGCGTGCAGCGCAGGACGACGTTTTCGGATGGGCAGGCGGTGGCGCGTGTGACGCTGGAGTCGCGGTTTTAA
- a CDS encoding type IV pilus twitching motility protein PilT, which translates to MDISELLAFSVKNKASDLHLSAGLPPMIRVHGDVRRINLPPLEHKDVHGMIYDIMNDGQRKQYEEVLECDFSFAIPGLARFRVNAFNQERGAAAVLRTIPSKILSLEDLNAPKIFGELALKPRGLVLVTGPTGSGKSTTLAAMVNHLNEQEYGHILTIEDPIEFVHDSKKCLINQREVGPHTLSFSNALRSALREDPDAILVGELRDLETIRLALSAAETGHLVFGTLHTSSAAKTIDRIVDVFPAEEKEMVRAMLSESLQAVISQTLLKTKDGSGRVAAHEIMIGTPAIRNLIREAKIAQMYSAIQTGSNVGMQTLDQNLTDLVRRNMISSVVARSAAKIPENFLG; encoded by the coding sequence ATGGACATATCGGAATTACTCGCTTTCTCGGTCAAGAACAAGGCCTCGGACCTGCACCTGTCGGCCGGCCTGCCGCCGATGATCCGGGTCCATGGCGACGTGCGCCGGATTAACCTGCCGCCGCTGGAGCACAAGGACGTGCACGGCATGATCTATGACATCATGAACGACGGCCAGCGCAAGCAGTACGAAGAAGTGCTCGAGTGCGACTTTTCGTTCGCGATTCCGGGGCTGGCGCGTTTTCGCGTCAATGCGTTCAATCAGGAACGGGGCGCCGCCGCCGTGCTGCGCACGATTCCATCCAAGATACTGTCGCTCGAGGACCTGAACGCGCCGAAGATCTTCGGCGAACTGGCGCTGAAACCGCGCGGCCTGGTGCTGGTCACGGGCCCGACCGGCTCGGGCAAGTCGACCACGCTGGCGGCGATGGTGAATCACCTCAACGAGCAGGAATATGGCCACATCCTGACGATCGAAGACCCGATCGAATTCGTGCACGACTCCAAGAAATGCCTGATCAACCAGCGCGAAGTCGGCCCGCACACGCTCTCGTTCAGCAACGCGCTGCGCTCGGCGCTGCGCGAAGATCCGGACGCGATCCTGGTCGGCGAGTTGCGCGACCTGGAAACGATCCGCCTGGCGCTGTCGGCCGCCGAGACGGGCCACCTCGTGTTCGGCACGCTGCACACGTCGTCCGCAGCCAAGACGATCGACCGTATCGTCGACGTGTTCCCGGCCGAAGAAAAAGAGATGGTGCGCGCGATGCTGTCGGAATCGCTGCAGGCCGTGATTTCGCAAACGCTGCTCAAGACCAAGGACGGCTCGGGCCGCGTGGCCGCGCACGAAATCATGATCGGCACACCGGCCATCCGTAACCTGATCCGCGAAGCGAAGATCGCCCAGATGTACTCGGCGATCCAGACCGGCAGCAACGTGGGCATGCAGACGCTCGACCAGAACCTGACCGACCTCGTACGCCGCAACATGATCTCGTCGGTGGTCGCGCGCAGCGCCGCCAAGATCCCCGAAAACTTCCTCGGTTAA
- a CDS encoding DUF2145 domain-containing protein: MLVRQAALALLLCASGSAWAGFPTFCERSRDLSATEQDRVLRFAGVVKQELARSNGKVALIARAGTDLSRFDLVYSHAGVALRDTPDSPWAVRQLYYECDEARPYIFDQGIAGFALGADAPGKGHIALLFLPDDDSASLERAARDKALALALLAGQYSANAYAYGTKYQNCNQWVAELMASAWGGAAGEGNARKKAQAWLRANDYVPGPVRVPSHFTMFAGQFVPLVHVDDHPVEDLHALSLQVSVPASIEAFVQRRAPETQRVEICHDERRIVVRRGWTPLGASCEPQPGDEVIAIAP, translated from the coding sequence ATGCTCGTGCGCCAGGCCGCGCTGGCGCTGCTGTTGTGTGCGAGCGGCAGTGCCTGGGCCGGCTTTCCCACCTTTTGCGAACGCTCGCGCGACCTCAGCGCGACCGAGCAGGACCGCGTGCTGCGCTTTGCCGGCGTGGTCAAGCAGGAGCTGGCGCGCTCGAACGGCAAGGTCGCCCTGATCGCGCGCGCCGGCACGGACCTGAGCCGCTTCGATCTGGTGTATTCACACGCCGGCGTCGCACTGCGCGACACGCCGGACAGCCCGTGGGCCGTGCGCCAGCTGTACTACGAGTGCGACGAGGCGCGTCCGTACATCTTCGACCAGGGCATCGCCGGCTTTGCGCTGGGCGCCGACGCACCGGGCAAGGGCCATATTGCCTTGTTGTTCCTGCCGGATGATGACAGCGCATCGCTCGAACGCGCCGCCCGCGACAAGGCACTGGCGCTGGCGCTGCTGGCCGGTCAATACAGTGCCAACGCCTATGCGTACGGCACCAAATACCAGAACTGCAACCAGTGGGTGGCCGAGCTGATGGCCAGCGCCTGGGGCGGCGCGGCAGGTGAGGGTAACGCGCGGAAAAAAGCGCAGGCCTGGTTGCGCGCCAACGATTACGTCCCCGGTCCGGTCAGGGTGCCATCGCACTTCACGATGTTCGCCGGGCAGTTCGTGCCGCTCGTGCACGTGGATGACCACCCGGTGGAGGACCTGCACGCGCTGTCGCTGCAGGTCAGCGTGCCAGCCTCGATCGAAGCGTTCGTACAGCGCCGCGCGCCCGAGACGCAGCGCGTGGAAATCTGCCACGACGAACGCCGCATCGTTGTGCGGCGCGGCTGGACGCCGCTGGGCGCAAGCTGCGAGCCGCAGCCGGGTGACGAAGTGATTGCCATTGCGCCTTGA
- a CDS encoding glutathione peroxidase has protein sequence MNAYDFNATALDGQPVDLQRYRGKALLIVNTASACGFTPQYQGLEALQRRYADEGLVVLGFPCNQFGHQEPGDEAAIGAFCEKNYGVTFPMFAKVDVNGDDAHPLFRFLKGEAPGVLGTEAVKWNFTKFLVNREGAVVTRYAPTTKPEDLGGDIEKVLANEV, from the coding sequence ATGAATGCCTACGATTTCAACGCCACTGCCCTCGACGGTCAGCCGGTCGACCTGCAGCGCTACCGCGGCAAGGCGCTCCTGATCGTCAATACGGCCAGCGCCTGCGGCTTCACGCCGCAATACCAGGGGCTCGAAGCGCTGCAGCGCCGCTATGCCGACGAGGGCCTCGTGGTGCTGGGCTTTCCGTGCAACCAGTTCGGACACCAGGAACCAGGCGACGAGGCAGCGATCGGCGCCTTCTGCGAAAAGAACTATGGCGTGACGTTCCCGATGTTCGCCAAGGTCGACGTCAACGGCGACGACGCGCATCCGCTGTTTCGCTTTCTGAAGGGCGAAGCGCCCGGCGTGCTGGGCACCGAAGCGGTCAAATGGAACTTCACCAAGTTCCTCGTCAACCGCGAAGGCGCGGTCGTTACGCGCTATGCGCCCACCACCAAGCCGGAAGACCTGGGCGGCGATATCGAGAAGGTGCTGGCGAACGAGGTCTGA
- a CDS encoding phage holin family protein: MTIPATISRIGATLLAMLRTRLELATLELQEETHRLFGYVAWGVAAAFFGVVAVLLLILFVLVLFWDTHRLLAVGGMTLLFALGSVLAFFKVRGDLTNRGPIMAATLAELRKDAQAVKGEPIDDVKI, from the coding sequence ATGACGATCCCCGCGACCATTTCGCGCATCGGGGCCACGCTGCTTGCCATGCTGCGCACGCGGCTGGAGCTGGCGACGCTCGAACTGCAGGAAGAAACGCACCGCCTGTTCGGCTACGTCGCCTGGGGCGTTGCTGCCGCCTTCTTCGGCGTGGTCGCGGTGCTGCTGCTCATCCTGTTCGTGCTGGTCCTGTTCTGGGATACGCACCGCCTGCTCGCCGTTGGCGGCATGACGCTGCTGTTCGCGCTGGGCAGCGTGCTGGCGTTCTTCAAGGTCCGTGGTGACCTGACGAACCGCGGGCCGATCATGGCGGCCACGCTGGCCGAACTGCGCAAGGATGCGCAAGCTGTCAAAGGAGAGCCGATCGATGACGTCAAAATCTGA
- a CDS encoding YggS family pyridoxal phosphate-dependent enzyme has translation MSIIAGNLQAVEATITDAVKASERTRSDVQLLAVSKTFPAQTVLDAMAAGQLAFGENYLQEALDKIASVAQAQPDAAVEWHFIGPIQSNKTRPIAASFAWVHTVDRLKIAQRLSEQRPPELGPLNICLQVNISGEASKSGATPEDLPALAREVAQLPNLRLRGLMAIPEPTTDVAQQRAAFARVRALFDALRADGLELDTLSMGMSGDLAPAIAEGATIVRVGSAIFGKRDYT, from the coding sequence ATGTCCATAATCGCCGGGAACTTGCAAGCTGTCGAAGCGACAATCACCGATGCTGTAAAGGCATCGGAACGCACCAGAAGCGACGTCCAGTTGCTGGCCGTATCGAAGACCTTCCCTGCGCAGACGGTATTGGATGCGATGGCCGCCGGCCAGCTGGCGTTCGGCGAAAACTATTTGCAGGAAGCGCTCGACAAGATCGCAAGCGTCGCGCAGGCGCAACCAGATGCGGCCGTCGAGTGGCATTTCATCGGCCCGATCCAGAGCAACAAGACGCGGCCCATCGCCGCCAGCTTCGCCTGGGTGCACACGGTCGACCGGCTCAAGATTGCGCAGCGCCTGTCGGAACAGCGGCCGCCCGAACTGGGTCCGTTGAATATCTGCCTGCAAGTGAACATCAGCGGTGAGGCCAGCAAGAGCGGCGCAACGCCAGAGGACTTGCCGGCGCTCGCGCGCGAGGTCGCGCAACTGCCGAACCTGCGCCTGCGCGGCCTGATGGCGATCCCTGAACCGACCACCGATGTCGCACAACAGCGCGCCGCCTTTGCCCGCGTGCGCGCCCTGTTCGACGCGCTGCGTGCCGACGGCCTGGAACTGGATACGCTGTCGATGGGCATGTCGGGCGACCTGGCGCCCGCAATCGCTGAAGGCGCGACGATCGTGCGCGTTGGCAGCGCCATCTTTGGCAAACGCGATTACACCTGA
- a CDS encoding TonB-dependent receptor, whose translation MSRHRSSALLFALLAPVCALAQETAVRPADPVTGAVTPTAPALQAADVPVASTVAVTAARSSNRIDRQAYDVKSDAASTNDTVADTLNKVPSVAVDADGNVTLRGRSNVQILVDGKPSAMMQGENRAAALGAIPAADLDSVEVINNPGAQFGNEGGGGPIINLVMRRERTPGGFGAVNANVGPEGRANASSFGSYTTGRMSVQGGVYVRRDTRGSDGETNRDRIDPLTGAVASSTQRSNSETDTEAVGMNSSLTYNLGDKDVLSAKASFSANGSDGQSQERYRGLNADGSIDGDYLRSSVRDNDNRSYSLSGGLDHKGARPGEIFKVDLRLSGNKGEADTRFASDYTVRPANSTAPRTHQNNLTETRVIDFTGDYELPGEKGVFKAGYKVAQNSNVFDTRFFNVDEATLAESLSNQRTNRFELDETTVALYGTYQLRLAEKWGLLGGLRTEYTDLDLNQVTTNVKANNHYFDAIPSAFLTYDLSDDTALRLSYAHRIRRPGAGDLNPFVVYRDETNVSSGNPDLMPTKTDSIELGLETKLGKVETNVRLYARRDSDLIQERRTFISDTVLLTTRENAGSSNSGGLEFTFSGRVTPSLTLNASGNLGYSEQSVLGNSQDDKRSATSLSGRARVSYQINPTNSLQLVLNAQGKTLFGEGYRQPTRSADLSYRRNLSQAMSLVVNVNDIFDSQKTESITETDRLREYSIRRQEGRLVYVGLSYRFGSFGGAGGRRPDGPRGGPGGPPGFGPPGGGMGPGL comes from the coding sequence ATGTCACGTCACCGTTCTTCCGCACTGTTGTTCGCGCTGCTCGCGCCTGTCTGCGCATTGGCCCAGGAAACCGCCGTACGTCCTGCGGATCCCGTCACCGGCGCCGTGACGCCGACCGCCCCGGCGCTGCAGGCGGCCGACGTCCCCGTCGCCTCCACCGTCGCCGTGACGGCCGCGCGTTCGTCGAACCGGATCGACCGCCAGGCATATGACGTCAAGAGTGACGCCGCGTCGACCAACGACACGGTGGCCGACACGCTCAACAAGGTGCCGTCGGTGGCCGTGGACGCGGACGGCAACGTGACGCTGCGCGGGCGCAGCAATGTGCAGATCCTCGTCGATGGCAAGCCGTCGGCGATGATGCAGGGCGAGAACCGCGCCGCAGCGCTGGGCGCGATTCCCGCAGCCGATCTGGATTCGGTGGAAGTGATCAACAACCCCGGCGCGCAGTTCGGCAACGAAGGCGGGGGCGGCCCGATCATCAATCTCGTGATGCGGCGCGAGCGCACGCCGGGCGGCTTCGGTGCCGTCAATGCGAACGTCGGGCCGGAAGGGCGCGCCAATGCGTCGAGCTTCGGCAGCTACACGACCGGGCGCATGAGCGTGCAGGGCGGCGTGTACGTCCGGCGCGACACACGTGGCTCCGACGGCGAAACAAACCGCGACCGGATCGACCCGCTTACCGGCGCCGTGGCCAGCAGCACGCAACGCTCTAACAGCGAGACCGACACCGAGGCCGTGGGCATGAACAGCTCGCTGACCTACAACCTGGGCGACAAGGACGTGCTGTCGGCCAAGGCCAGCTTCTCGGCCAACGGCAGCGACGGGCAGTCGCAGGAGCGCTATCGCGGCCTGAACGCCGACGGCAGCATCGACGGCGACTACCTGCGTTCGAGCGTGCGTGACAACGATAACCGCAGCTACAGCCTGAGTGGCGGCCTGGATCACAAGGGCGCGCGGCCCGGCGAAATCTTCAAGGTCGACCTGCGCCTGTCGGGCAACAAGGGCGAGGCCGATACGCGCTTTGCCAGCGATTACACGGTGCGCCCCGCCAATTCGACCGCGCCGCGCACGCACCAGAACAACCTGACCGAAACGCGCGTGATCGACTTCACGGGCGACTATGAACTGCCGGGCGAGAAAGGTGTGTTCAAGGCGGGCTACAAGGTCGCGCAGAACAGTAATGTGTTCGACACGCGATTTTTCAATGTCGATGAGGCGACGCTGGCTGAAAGCCTCAGCAACCAGCGCACCAACCGCTTCGAGCTCGATGAAACGACAGTCGCTTTGTATGGTACTTACCAGCTGCGCCTGGCCGAAAAATGGGGCTTGCTGGGTGGTCTGCGCACCGAGTACACCGACCTCGATCTGAACCAGGTCACCACGAACGTCAAGGCCAACAACCATTACTTCGACGCGATCCCGAGCGCATTCCTCACCTACGACCTGTCGGACGACACGGCGCTGCGCCTGAGCTACGCGCACCGCATCCGCCGGCCGGGCGCGGGCGACCTCAATCCGTTCGTCGTCTACCGCGACGAAACCAATGTCTCGTCGGGCAACCCCGACCTGATGCCCACCAAGACCGACTCGATCGAACTGGGGCTGGAGACCAAACTGGGCAAAGTCGAGACCAATGTGCGTCTGTACGCACGGCGCGACTCGGACCTGATCCAGGAACGGCGCACCTTCATCTCCGACACCGTGTTGCTCACCACCCGTGAGAACGCCGGCAGCAGCAACTCGGGCGGCCTCGAATTCACGTTCAGCGGCCGCGTCACGCCCAGCTTGACGCTCAACGCGAGCGGCAACCTGGGATACTCCGAACAGTCGGTGCTCGGCAACAGCCAGGACGACAAGCGCAGCGCCACCTCGCTCAGCGGCCGCGCGCGCGTGAGCTACCAGATCAATCCGACCAACAGCCTGCAACTGGTGCTCAATGCGCAGGGCAAGACGCTGTTCGGCGAAGGCTATCGCCAGCCGACGCGCAGCGCTGACCTGAGCTATCGCCGCAACCTGAGCCAGGCCATGAGCCTCGTCGTGAATGTCAACGACATCTTCGACTCGCAAAAGACCGAATCGATCACCGAGACCGACCGCCTGCGCGAATACAGCATCCGCCGCCAGGAAGGGCGCCTCGTGTATGTCGGGTTGTCCTACCGCTTCGGCAGCTTTGGCGGTGCGGGCGGGCGGCGGCCGGATGGACCGCGGGGCGGGCCTGGCGGTCCACCGGGGTTCGGGCCACCGGGCGGCGGCATGGGGCCAGGACTCTGA
- a CDS encoding DUF883 domain-containing protein encodes MIEKIPTQTNTRDQLVNDLKSVIGDAESWLRNGSQLTGEELKSAKAKFEQTLASAKVGLINAEETVVERTKVAAKATDEYVKDNPWKSVGLGAAIGVVIGMLIVRK; translated from the coding sequence ATGATCGAAAAAATCCCGACCCAGACCAATACCCGTGACCAGCTGGTCAATGACCTGAAAAGCGTCATCGGCGACGCGGAATCGTGGCTGCGCAACGGCAGCCAGCTGACCGGCGAAGAACTCAAGTCGGCCAAGGCCAAGTTCGAGCAGACGCTGGCCTCGGCCAAGGTCGGTCTGATCAACGCTGAAGAAACCGTGGTCGAGCGCACCAAGGTCGCCGCCAAGGCCACCGACGAATACGTCAAGGACAACCCATGGAAATCGGTTGGCCTGGGCGCCGCCATCGGTGTCGTCATCGGCATGCTGATCGTCCGTAAATAA
- a CDS encoding PilT/PilU family type 4a pilus ATPase, with translation MERDQATKFMFDLLRLMVTKGGSDLFITAGFPPAIKIDGRMTPVSSQPLTSGHTGDLARAIMNDKQGAGFELTREANFAITPGDLGRFRVSAFMQMGCVGMVLRVITTAIPKFEELSLPDTLKDVVMTKRGLVIMVGATGSGKSTTLAAMVGYRNENSYGHIITVEDPVEFVHPHRNCVITQREVGVDTDSFEAALKNSLRQAPDVIQIGEIRDRETMEHAIAFAETGHLCLATLHANSANQALDRIINFFPEERRQQLLMDLSLNLKGLVSQRLIPKKESKGRVVAIEILLNSPLISDLIFKGEVHEIKEIMKKSRELGMQTFDQALFDLYEADKITYEDALRNADSVNDLRLNIKLNSKHAKNRDFSSGTEALGLV, from the coding sequence ATGGAACGCGACCAGGCTACCAAATTCATGTTCGACCTGCTGCGCCTGATGGTGACGAAGGGCGGCTCGGACCTGTTCATCACGGCGGGCTTTCCGCCGGCGATCAAGATCGACGGGCGCATGACGCCCGTCTCGAGCCAGCCGCTCACCAGCGGCCACACGGGCGACCTGGCGCGCGCCATCATGAACGACAAGCAGGGGGCCGGCTTCGAGCTCACGCGCGAAGCCAATTTCGCGATCACGCCGGGCGACCTGGGTCGCTTCCGTGTCTCGGCCTTCATGCAGATGGGCTGCGTGGGCATGGTGCTGCGCGTGATCACCACGGCGATCCCGAAGTTCGAGGAACTGAGCCTGCCCGACACGCTCAAGGACGTCGTGATGACCAAGCGCGGGCTGGTGATCATGGTCGGCGCGACGGGGTCGGGCAAATCGACGACGCTGGCGGCGATGGTCGGCTACCGTAACGAGAACAGCTACGGCCACATCATCACGGTCGAAGATCCCGTTGAATTCGTCCACCCGCACCGGAACTGCGTGATCACGCAGCGCGAAGTGGGCGTCGACACCGACAGCTTTGAAGCGGCCCTGAAAAACTCGCTGCGCCAGGCACCGGACGTGATCCAGATCGGCGAGATCCGCGACCGCGAGACAATGGAACATGCCATCGCGTTCGCCGAAACGGGCCACCTGTGCCTGGCCACGCTGCACGCCAACAGCGCCAACCAGGCGCTGGACCGGATCATCAACTTCTTCCCCGAAGAGCGGCGCCAGCAACTGCTGATGGATTTGTCGCTGAACCTGAAAGGCCTGGTGTCGCAGCGCCTGATTCCGAAGAAGGAATCGAAGGGGCGCGTGGTGGCGATCGAGATCCTGCTGAATTCACCCTTGATTTCGGACCTGATCTTCAAGGGCGAAGTCCATGAGATCAAGGAAATCATGAAGAAGTCGCGCGAGCTGGGGATGCAGACGTTCGACCAGGCGCTGTTCGACCTGTACGAGGCCGACAAGATCACTTACGAAGATGCGCTGCGCAATGCGGACTCGGTCAATGACCTGCGGTTGAACATCAAGCTCAATAGCAAGCATGCGAAGAACCGTGATTTTTCGAGCGGGACGGAGGCGTTGGGGTTGGTGTGA
- a CDS encoding pyrroline-5-carboxylate reductase encodes MNIVFIGGGNMAAALISGLVKVAGSGAQIHVVDRNPEALERLAREYGVRTATDIDEGVRHAEVVVLAVKPQQMREVATALAPHLTRQLVLSIAAGIRSSDLARWLGGYDAIVRTMPNTPALIGMGVTGLAAQPAVSAAQREQADAVMRAVGKTVWLDDEAQIDAVTAVSGSGPAYVFYFLEAMQEAARAMGLSPEQGRELALATFTGAAQLAAQSAEPVDVLRARVTSKGGTTHAAIESMEAAGVKGAIVAAMQAAAARGKALGDELGQD; translated from the coding sequence ATGAACATCGTCTTTATCGGCGGCGGCAATATGGCCGCAGCCCTGATTTCGGGGCTCGTGAAGGTCGCGGGCTCCGGCGCGCAGATCCACGTGGTGGACCGCAATCCCGAAGCACTGGAGCGCCTGGCGCGCGAGTATGGCGTGCGCACCGCGACGGACATCGACGAGGGTGTCCGGCACGCTGAAGTCGTGGTGCTGGCCGTGAAGCCGCAGCAGATGCGCGAAGTGGCCACGGCACTGGCGCCGCACCTGACGCGCCAGCTGGTGCTGTCGATCGCAGCGGGCATCCGCAGCAGCGACCTGGCACGCTGGCTCGGTGGCTACGACGCCATCGTGCGCACGATGCCGAACACGCCGGCGCTGATTGGCATGGGCGTGACGGGCCTGGCGGCGCAGCCGGCCGTGAGCGCAGCGCAGCGCGAACAGGCCGACGCCGTCATGCGCGCGGTCGGCAAGACCGTGTGGCTGGACGACGAAGCGCAGATCGATGCGGTGACGGCGGTGTCGGGCAGCGGGCCGGCCTACGTGTTTTACTTCCTCGAAGCGATGCAGGAAGCGGCGCGCGCGATGGGCTTGAGCCCGGAGCAGGGCAGGGAGCTGGCGCTGGCCACGTTCACGGGCGCCGCGCAACTGGCGGCGCAGTCTGCTGAACCGGTCGACGTGCTGCGCGCGCGCGTGACGTCAAAGGGCGGCACGACGCATGCGGCAATCGAGAGCATGGAAGCGGCAGGCGTGAAAGGCGCGATCGTCGCAGCGATGCAGGCCGCAGCAGCACGTGGCAAGGCGCTCGGGGACGAACTGGGCCAGGACTGA